In Nocardia asteroides, a single genomic region encodes these proteins:
- a CDS encoding beta-ketoacyl-ACP synthase III, whose product MVARIAQTTGVEHTAILGLGVYRPARIVTNDEVAGAIDSSDEWIRTRSGIRTRRFADDTETVRSMSVAAAEGALESAGVAVDQVDTVIVATSTHLLLTPAAAPQIATELGMNGAAAFDISAGCAGFCHALALASDLVRSGTAGHVLVIGVEKLTDTINKNDRSTAFLFADGAGAVIVGPAEDQGIGPTVWGSDGTQSHAIRQDKDWLEFFAEIEEKGLDAVRPYLTMEGTAVFRWAAHSLEKVCRDAIDRAGLATDDLDAMIPHQANGRIIEIMARVLKLPENCALANDIEETGNTSAASIPLAMEQLLRTGQSKPGDTALLIAFGAGLSYAAQVVRLPNWV is encoded by the coding sequence ATGGTCGCTCGAATCGCCCAGACGACCGGAGTTGAGCACACCGCCATCCTCGGGCTGGGGGTGTACCGGCCCGCGCGCATCGTCACGAACGACGAGGTCGCGGGGGCGATCGACTCCAGCGACGAATGGATCCGCACCCGCTCCGGCATCCGGACCCGCCGCTTCGCCGACGACACCGAGACGGTGCGGAGCATGAGCGTCGCCGCCGCCGAGGGCGCGCTGGAGTCGGCGGGGGTCGCGGTCGACCAGGTGGACACCGTCATCGTCGCGACTTCGACGCACCTCCTGCTCACCCCAGCCGCCGCGCCGCAGATCGCCACCGAGCTCGGGATGAACGGCGCCGCCGCCTTCGACATCTCGGCGGGCTGCGCCGGCTTCTGTCACGCGCTCGCGCTCGCCTCGGACCTGGTGCGGTCGGGCACCGCGGGGCACGTGCTGGTGATCGGCGTGGAGAAGCTGACCGACACCATCAACAAGAACGACCGCTCCACCGCGTTCCTCTTCGCCGACGGCGCGGGCGCGGTGATCGTCGGCCCGGCCGAAGACCAGGGCATCGGCCCGACGGTGTGGGGCTCGGACGGCACCCAGAGCCACGCCATCCGGCAGGACAAGGACTGGCTGGAGTTCTTCGCCGAGATCGAGGAGAAGGGGCTGGACGCGGTCCGCCCCTACCTGACGATGGAGGGCACCGCGGTCTTCCGCTGGGCCGCGCACTCGCTGGAGAAGGTCTGCCGGGACGCCATCGACCGCGCCGGGCTCGCCACCGACGACCTGGACGCGATGATCCCGCACCAGGCCAACGGCCGGATCATCGAGATCATGGCCAGGGTGCTCAAGCTGCCGGAGAACTGCGCGCTCGCCAACGACATCGAGGAGACCGGCAACACCTCGGCCGCCTCGATCCCGCTGGCCATGGAGCAGCTGCTGCGCACCGGGCAGTCCAAGCCGGGCGACACCGCGCTGCTCATCGCCTTCGGCGCCGGACTGTCCTACGCCGCCCAGGTGGTCCGGCTGCCGAACTGGGTCTGA
- a CDS encoding FAD-dependent oxidoreductase, with the protein MTSPAADKPLILSVDDDPGVSRAVVRDLRRRYGAEYRILRAESGPSALEALREVKLRGQQVAVLIADFRMPGMDGIEFLEQAMDLHPFARRVLLTAYADTTAAINAINVVDLDHYLLKPWDPPEEKLYPVLDGLLEAWRGDEQRPVHGTKVIGTRWSPACSQVREFLARNQLPYRWYPADEPEGAKLLAAAGKDISCCPVVITAEGEPLVQPTDGELAERVGLNTTPAGEFYDLIVVGGGPAGLGAAVYGASEGLRTVLVERTATGGQAGQSSRIENYLGFPDGVSGGQLADRARRQAGKFGAELVTTREVVGLEVNGSARTVRFADGGRLCAHTVIIATGVDYRRHPARGVDEFTGRGVYYGSAMTEAAECAGHEVYIVGGANSAGQAAVFLSRNAGRVHLVVRADSLDKSMSHYLVQQIAGIENIEVHTCTEVIAADGDDHLRGIVLRDNETGREEKAETERLFLFIGAAPQTDWLDGTIARDPAGFVLAGPDLTPDGGRPAGWDISRAPHHLETSVPGVFVAGDVHAESAKRVASAVGEGAMAVMFVHRYLA; encoded by the coding sequence GTGACTTCCCCCGCCGCCGATAAACCGCTCATTCTCAGCGTCGACGACGATCCTGGCGTCTCCCGCGCGGTCGTGCGCGATCTGCGCCGCCGCTACGGCGCCGAGTACCGGATCCTGCGGGCCGAGTCCGGGCCGTCCGCGCTGGAGGCGCTGCGCGAGGTGAAGCTGCGCGGCCAGCAGGTCGCGGTGCTCATCGCCGACTTCCGGATGCCCGGCATGGACGGCATCGAGTTCCTGGAGCAGGCCATGGACCTGCACCCCTTCGCGCGCCGGGTGCTGCTCACCGCCTACGCCGACACCACCGCCGCGATCAACGCCATCAACGTGGTCGACCTCGACCACTACCTGCTCAAGCCGTGGGACCCGCCGGAGGAGAAGCTCTACCCGGTGCTGGACGGCCTGCTCGAGGCGTGGCGCGGCGACGAGCAGCGCCCGGTGCACGGCACCAAGGTGATCGGCACCCGCTGGTCGCCTGCCTGCTCGCAGGTGCGCGAGTTCCTGGCCCGCAACCAGCTGCCGTACCGCTGGTACCCGGCGGACGAGCCGGAGGGCGCGAAGCTGCTCGCCGCGGCGGGCAAGGACATCAGCTGCTGTCCGGTGGTGATCACCGCCGAGGGCGAGCCGCTGGTGCAGCCGACCGATGGCGAGCTGGCCGAGCGGGTCGGGCTGAACACCACGCCCGCGGGCGAGTTCTACGACCTGATCGTGGTCGGCGGCGGCCCGGCCGGGCTCGGCGCCGCGGTGTACGGCGCCTCCGAGGGGCTGCGCACGGTGCTGGTCGAGCGCACCGCTACCGGCGGCCAGGCCGGGCAGAGCTCGCGGATCGAGAACTACCTCGGCTTCCCGGACGGCGTCTCCGGCGGCCAGCTGGCCGACCGGGCCAGGCGCCAGGCCGGGAAGTTCGGCGCGGAGCTGGTGACCACCCGCGAAGTGGTCGGGCTGGAGGTGAACGGCTCGGCGCGCACCGTTCGCTTCGCCGACGGCGGGCGGCTCTGCGCGCACACCGTGATCATCGCGACCGGCGTCGACTACCGCAGGCACCCGGCGCGCGGGGTGGACGAGTTCACCGGCCGCGGCGTCTACTACGGCTCGGCCATGACCGAGGCGGCGGAGTGCGCGGGCCACGAGGTCTACATCGTCGGCGGCGCCAACTCGGCCGGGCAGGCCGCGGTCTTCCTCTCCCGCAATGCCGGGCGGGTGCACCTGGTGGTGCGGGCCGACTCGCTGGACAAGTCCATGTCGCACTACCTGGTCCAGCAGATCGCGGGCATCGAGAACATCGAGGTGCACACCTGCACCGAGGTGATCGCGGCCGACGGCGACGACCACCTGCGCGGCATCGTGCTGCGCGACAACGAGACCGGGCGCGAGGAGAAGGCCGAGACCGAGCGGCTCTTCCTCTTCATCGGCGCCGCGCCGCAGACCGACTGGCTGGACGGCACGATCGCCCGCGACCCGGCCGGGTTCGTGCTGGCCGGGCCGGACCTCACCCCCGATGGCGGCCGTCCGGCGGGCTGGGACATTTCCCGCGCCCCGCACCACCTGGAGACCAGCGTGCCCGGCGTCTTCGTCGCCGGTGACGTGCACGCGGAGTCGGCGAAGCGGGTGGCCTCCGCCGTCGGCGAGGGGGCCATGGCCGTCATGTTCGTGCACCGTTATCTCGCCTGA
- a CDS encoding SRPBCC family protein, with protein MPKWVPKNLEATVDIIAPPERVWAVVADPKRIPEFSPQCVRMQPLGALKRGTWTVNLNRDGWKYWPTTSRIVAFEPNREFAFKVTENRSTWRFTLEPTANGTRLTQTRDVSDGTTAFSRNAINAVLGGEESFEVKLVDGMRQTLAGIKAAVETPG; from the coding sequence TTGCCGAAGTGGGTACCGAAGAATCTGGAAGCGACCGTCGACATCATCGCCCCGCCGGAGCGCGTGTGGGCCGTGGTGGCCGATCCCAAGCGGATTCCCGAGTTCAGCCCGCAGTGCGTGCGGATGCAGCCGCTCGGCGCGCTGAAGCGGGGCACCTGGACCGTCAACCTGAACCGGGACGGCTGGAAGTACTGGCCGACCACCTCCCGCATCGTGGCCTTCGAGCCGAACCGGGAGTTCGCCTTCAAGGTCACCGAGAACCGCAGCACCTGGCGTTTCACCCTGGAGCCCACCGCGAACGGCACCCGGCTCACCCAGACCAGGGACGTCTCCGACGGCACGACGGCCTTCTCCAGGAACGCCATCAACGCGGTGCTCGGCGGCGAGGAGTCGTTCGAGGTCAAGCTGGTCGACGGGATGCGTCAGACGCTCGCGGGCATCAAGGCGGCGGTCGAGACGCCCGGCTGA